A single genomic interval of Eurosta solidaginis isolate ZX-2024a chromosome 3, ASM4086904v1, whole genome shotgun sequence harbors:
- the LOC137246067 gene encoding uncharacterized protein, whose amino-acid sequence MVAIILTTFLVLSFFNFKLQIYNSAQASYVNFWYTCDFHIEPDPDAMSNECRHIYGNKAVQADVYNLYKSEAQLFYKFRNKLVECESNGKICTINVDDNGVAMPSLIGYDIDNRVRMYQESDMNRCYLESNNNIEFIKCIIEKRKDMIKALKKGCSNA is encoded by the exons ATGGTGGCCATAATTTTAACTACATTTCTCGTACTATCATTTTTCAACTTT AAATTGCAGATCTATAACAGCGCGCAAGCAAGTTACGTAAATTTTTGGTACACCTGTGATTTTCACATCGAACCTGATCCGGATGCCATGAGTAATGAATGTAGACATATTTATGGCAATAAAGCTGTTCAAGCTGATGTTTATAATCTTTACAAATCTGAGGCACAATTATTTTACAAATTTCGTAATAAATTAGTGGAATGTGAGAGCAATGGTAAAATATGTACAATAAATGTTGATGATAATGGTGTTGCAATGCCGTCG TTGATTGGTTATGACATTGATAACCGTGTGCGTATGTATCAGGAATCGGATATGAATCGTTGCTATTTGGAATCAAACAATAATATCGAATTCATAAAATGTATAATTGAAAAGCGAAAAGATATGATAAAAGCACTTAAAAAAGGCTGCTCAAATGCCTag
- the LOC137244773 gene encoding uncharacterized protein isoform X2, translating into MEEDDDYELGEEKSIVLRVPKPAAPPKVISSAASIEARLREMQRKLSEIAEIPKILSSTLATVSQTFEILKSTDLPQQKQQDLLQYQQHRKHSYDEDVLDYELSGATETDECLKLKAKVGAKGAKVGKGKVQTKTASTVSKAKKSQLAKEMTPESDYASEGNSEINEANTNDDYADGDGSGGINKRSDVNNNRRNMKEMGDTSGDGSMKNYNKNYNYTLRNMALTGINTSDDDDDDDDDEGEQQYSYITRIRPSKSSQQKQPKTQNDDDAENTSATEDEDNDYGDDDNDGKHNNDSEGETFTVRFVATDCGSDDETDDNDEENDDDEDFLTTTYTWSLRKIPKLQLNDDSQSFDKNNAAKNLADADDTDEENPNKKARWCHGYDDTQDDDNQATAQWTEEEGAKDKKFYEKSEHFWPWADREKIIYKQSTCHLVRRRPLGLVEQRIKLLAKQNLADSLEKQLHTK; encoded by the exons ttatatcaTCGGCCGCTTCAATTGAGGCGAGACTACGTGAAATGCAAAGAAAATTATCGGAAATCGCTGAAATACCAAAAATTCTCTCATCAACGCTTGCCACCGTTTCGCAAACATTCGAAATATTAAAATCTACAGATTtgccacaacaaaaacaacaagattTATTACAATACCAACAGCATCGCAAGCATTCCTATGATGAGGATGTGTTGGATTATGAATTAAGTGGCGCCACAGAAACAGACGAATGTCTGAAGTTGAAGGCAAAAGTAGGTGCCAAAGGTGCAAAAGTTGGAAAGGGTAAAGTTCAAACTAAAACAGCTTCTACAGTGAGCAAGGCAAAAAAGTCACAATTGGCAAAGGAGATGACGCCAGAATCGGATTATGCATCAGAAGGAAATTCTGAAATAAATGAAGCGAACACGAATGACGACTATGCGGATGGTGATGGCAGCGGTGGCATTAATAAGCGTAGTGACGTCAATAACAATAGAAGAAATATGAAAGAAATGGGCGACACTTCCGGTGATGGGAGCATGaagaattataacaaaaattataattatacgtTAAGAAATATGGCGTTAACAGGAATTAACACTAGCGACGATGATGACGATGATGACGACGATGAAGGCGAGCAACAATATTCTTATATAACGCGTATAAGACCGTCGAAATCTAGTCAACAAAAACAACCGAAAACACAAAATGATGATGATGCTGAAAATACATCAGCAACCGAGGATGAAGATAATGATTATGGTGATGACGATAATGATGGCAAGCATAATAATGATAGTGAAGGAGAAACTTTCACTGTTAGGTTTGTTGCAACTGACTGTGGCAGTGATGATGAAACCGATGATAATGATGAGGAAAATGACGACGATGAAGACTTCTTAACCACCACGTATACCTGGAGTTTAAGAAAAATACCTAAATTGCAGTTAAATGATGATTCGCAATCATTTGACAAAAACAATGCAGCTAAAAATCTGGCTGACGCAGATGACACAGACGAGGAAAATCCAAATAAGAAAGCGCGTTGGTGCCATGGGTATGATGATACGCAGGATGATGATAATCAGGCAACAGCACAGTGGACTGAGGAAGAGGGCGCAAAGGATAAGAAA TTTTACGAGAAATCGGAACACTTCTGGCCGTGGGCTGACCGTGAAAAAATCATTTACAA ACAATCAACTTGTCATCTGGTACGTCGACGTCCATTGGGTTTGGTGGAGCAGCGTATCAAATTATTGGCTAAACAAAATCTCGCCGACAGCTTGGAAAAACAGCTGCATACAAAGTGA